From the Thermovirga lienii DSM 17291 genome, one window contains:
- a CDS encoding ABC transporter related protein (PFAM: ABC transporter~COGs: COG0444 ABC-type dipeptide/oligopeptide/nickel transport system ATPase component~InterPro IPR003439: IPR003593: IPR017871~KEGG: aco:Amico_1780 ABC transporter related protein~PFAM: ABC transporter related~SMART: AAA ATPase~SPTR: ABC transporter related protein): protein MIQLRSLSVSYRTPRGTVAALKNINFHIPYGSATAIVGESGSGKSTLLHSIMRLLPPEAMLSGQIIFQETDVTSLDDKALQSFRWRKCSMVLQGAMSSFNPVLTIGRQISEVLVHHLGFLWKEAFEKSEELLKMVGLPKSFLDRFPHELSGGQKQRAAIAMALACKPPCLLADEPTTALDVITQAEIILLLKEITQKNQMTLCMVTHDLPLALSVCDRLAVMHKGEIVEVQTPSGILNNPTHPHTRKLVESIRSIEERGSRT, encoded by the coding sequence ATGATACAGCTTAGATCTTTGTCGGTCTCGTACAGAACCCCAAGGGGAACCGTAGCGGCCCTAAAAAACATAAACTTTCACATTCCTTATGGGTCGGCCACGGCAATCGTAGGAGAATCGGGCAGCGGCAAAAGCACCCTACTTCACAGCATAATGAGGCTTCTACCTCCAGAAGCGATGCTTTCAGGGCAAATAATATTCCAAGAAACAGACGTTACATCCCTGGACGACAAGGCCCTGCAGTCCTTCCGCTGGAGAAAATGCTCCATGGTCCTTCAGGGAGCCATGAGCTCTTTCAACCCTGTCTTGACCATAGGTAGGCAGATATCGGAAGTATTGGTCCATCACCTGGGTTTCTTGTGGAAAGAGGCTTTTGAAAAGTCAGAGGAGCTTTTGAAGATGGTGGGACTGCCTAAAAGTTTCTTAGATCGTTTCCCCCATGAACTGTCCGGAGGGCAAAAGCAGAGAGCGGCCATAGCCATGGCCTTAGCCTGCAAGCCTCCATGCCTACTGGCCGATGAACCTACAACTGCACTAGATGTGATAACCCAGGCCGAAATAATCTTGCTGCTAAAGGAGATAACTCAGAAAAACCAAATGACTTTATGCATGGTAACTCATGACCTTCCCCTTGCCCTGTCCGTTTGCGACAGGCTGGCGGTCATGCATAAGGGCGAGATCGTGGAGGTTCAAACCCCTTCAGGAATACTAAATAATCCCACCCACCCCCACACAAGGAAACTGGTGGAATCCATAAGGTCCATCGAGGAAAGGGGCAGTAGAACGTGA
- a CDS encoding binding-protein-dependent transport systems inner membrane component (PFAM: Binding-protein-dependent transport system inner membrane component~COGs: COG1173 ABC-type dipeptide/oligopeptide/nickel transport systems permease components~InterPro IPR000515~KEGG: aco:Amico_1779 binding-protein-dependent transport systems inner membrane component~PFAM: binding-protein-dependent transport systems inner membrane component~SPTR: Binding-protein-dependent transport systems inner membrane component), whose translation MKRLLRRFSFWLLIGFILAGIWRPSLFDMNAETQVASPFSKPLWIGKDSPPAMTFTLTPKTRAAQFQWVYPAPPNIAIWGTVELNKPSSASLVWETPDGDRIEIARNEDLPSFNVDIDGRDMSFKTSLGLSPFDNPMEKLFPSKGKYTLRMSPDDLDIRSGAIHVRIEGARWGLLGTDQRGRDVFHLFLLGIRVSLLVGICATILATLLGVSVGLVAGYAGGMVDTILMRLVDILLAIPGLPILMVLAGIWGKGLWQLIVILSIFSWMGTARTIRSLTLSLRESAFVEGLRALGARPSYIMYRHLLPESLPILLANIALGVPSAILAEAGLSFLGLSDPRIISWGRMLNEAHGFGAFTTGAWWLILPPGVGISLICLVFLDLGRTLEEMADPRLRGGGKR comes from the coding sequence ATGAAAAGGCTCCTAAGGCGTTTCAGTTTCTGGCTCTTGATAGGGTTTATTTTGGCGGGCATTTGGAGACCTAGCTTGTTCGACATGAACGCTGAGACTCAGGTAGCTTCGCCCTTTTCCAAGCCTCTATGGATAGGAAAGGATTCTCCTCCTGCCATGACGTTCACTTTGACTCCGAAGACGAGGGCGGCCCAGTTCCAATGGGTTTACCCTGCCCCACCGAACATCGCCATATGGGGCACCGTGGAACTGAACAAGCCCTCTAGTGCATCCTTGGTGTGGGAAACACCCGATGGAGATAGGATAGAAATTGCAAGAAACGAAGACCTCCCTTCCTTTAATGTGGATATAGATGGAAGAGACATGAGCTTTAAGACTTCCCTTGGTTTGTCACCCTTCGACAATCCCATGGAGAAGCTCTTTCCATCAAAAGGGAAATATACTCTTAGGATGTCTCCGGACGATTTGGACATCCGATCTGGAGCAATCCACGTGAGAATAGAGGGGGCCAGATGGGGACTTTTGGGAACAGACCAAAGGGGAAGGGACGTATTTCACCTTTTCCTGTTGGGAATAAGGGTGTCTTTGCTGGTAGGAATTTGTGCCACAATACTGGCGACACTCCTAGGGGTCTCCGTCGGATTGGTGGCAGGCTATGCAGGAGGAATGGTGGACACCATCTTAATGAGGCTGGTGGACATACTCCTAGCCATACCTGGGCTCCCCATACTGATGGTCCTTGCTGGAATATGGGGGAAGGGTCTATGGCAGCTTATAGTCATCTTGAGCATCTTTTCCTGGATGGGAACGGCAAGGACAATAAGGTCCCTTACTCTCTCCCTAAGGGAAAGCGCCTTCGTTGAGGGATTGAGGGCCTTGGGCGCCAGGCCCTCTTACATCATGTACAGACACCTTTTGCCTGAGAGTCTTCCAATCCTCCTGGCAAATATAGCCCTAGGAGTACCCTCAGCCATCTTGGCAGAGGCTGGTTTATCCTTCCTGGGACTTTCAGACCCAAGGATAATTTCATGGGGGCGAATGCTCAATGAGGCCCATGGCTTCGGGGCATTCACTACAGGTGCTTGGTGGCTGATACTTCCACCAGGCGTTGGCATATCCCTAATCTGTCTCGTCTTCCTGGACTTGGGCAGAACCCTGGAGGAAATGGCCGATCCCAGGCTCAGAGGTGGTGGCAAAAGATGA
- a CDS encoding binding-protein-dependent transport systems inner membrane component (PFAM: Binding-protein-dependent transport system inner membrane component~COGs: COG0601 ABC-type dipeptide/oligopeptide/nickel transport systems permease components~InterPro IPR000515~KEGG: aco:Amico_1778 binding-protein-dependent transport systems inner membrane component~PFAM: binding-protein-dependent transport systems inner membrane component~SPTR: Binding-protein-dependent transport systems inner membrane component), protein MTRIFRNYWTKRIAGSIAVLLMVLVLNFFLFRIMPGDPVSTIIDPHFSPQAKMHLRSQFGLDLPLYRQFYLYVKSLVTFNFGHSFLSQKPVWEELKTRIPNTVFLLGTAFLLSAALGTWLGVKAAHKRGGVLEKVVLVAGSISFSFPSFFVQLVLLLVFGWAIPIFPIRGSLSVPPPEGIMALWDFLWHMTLPISSLVLLGFGSWAIYVRNLMIKTLSEDYILLAKAKGLPENKVLWGHAFRASLPPIVTMFLLALPGILSGAVITETVFSLHGVGKFLLDSILGHDYPAAGAAFYLLAIITIICNLAADFAYGLVDPRIRLGRKME, encoded by the coding sequence ATGACTAGAATTTTTCGAAACTACTGGACTAAGCGCATAGCAGGATCCATAGCGGTACTCTTGATGGTGCTCGTACTAAATTTCTTCTTGTTTCGCATAATGCCAGGCGACCCTGTTAGCACCATCATAGATCCTCATTTTTCTCCCCAGGCAAAGATGCACCTCAGATCCCAGTTTGGCCTGGATTTGCCCCTTTATAGGCAGTTTTACCTTTACGTAAAATCCCTGGTCACCTTCAACTTCGGCCATTCCTTCCTGTCCCAAAAGCCCGTGTGGGAGGAGCTTAAAACCAGAATCCCCAACACGGTATTCCTTTTGGGAACGGCTTTTTTGCTCTCTGCCGCACTAGGGACATGGCTAGGGGTGAAGGCAGCTCACAAAAGAGGAGGCGTCCTGGAGAAGGTGGTTTTAGTGGCCGGATCCATTTCCTTTTCCTTTCCTTCCTTCTTCGTTCAGCTTGTCTTGCTCCTGGTGTTTGGGTGGGCCATCCCCATATTCCCCATAAGGGGGTCTTTATCGGTTCCACCGCCTGAAGGGATAATGGCTTTATGGGATTTTTTGTGGCACATGACCTTACCCATTTCATCCCTGGTCCTCTTGGGCTTTGGCTCATGGGCCATCTACGTTAGAAACCTCATGATCAAGACCTTGTCGGAGGACTACATCCTCCTGGCAAAGGCAAAGGGGCTCCCAGAAAACAAGGTTCTTTGGGGACATGCGTTCAGGGCTTCCCTACCGCCCATAGTGACCATGTTCCTTTTGGCCCTTCCCGGGATCCTTTCCGGTGCTGTTATAACAGAGACGGTCTTCTCTCTACACGGTGTGGGTAAATTCCTGCTTGACTCCATACTGGGACATGACTACCCTGCCGCCGGGGCAGCCTTCTACCTCTTAGCCATTATAACCATAATATGCAACCTAGCTGCCGATTTCGCATACGGCCTGGTAGATCCTAGGATAAGGCTTGGGAGGAAAATGGAATGA
- a CDS encoding extracellular solute-binding protein family 5 (PFAM: Bacterial extracellular solute-binding proteins, family 5 Middle~COGs: COG0747 ABC-type dipeptide transport system periplasmic component~InterPro IPR000914~KEGG: aco:Amico_1777 extracellular solute-binding protein family 5~PFAM: extracellular solute-binding protein family 5~SPTR: Extracellular solute-binding protein family 5) has protein sequence MTKALRTYFLFIVTFIVCVSSLSSAPSMGMDGKIDINSIRGPKIKDLYMVIYRDPDSQILALETGKLDVLSDIIRPVDIKRLAARDDILLTLSEGFHIFFMGFNLREFPWNDLALRKALSHAVPRKKIVRDLFAGYCMPVSTYLPPVSPYYEPNVTHYDYDPDKARSILSEAGWRWSKEGVLIPPGKDKPLKKVYLLCPTAQAAPTTAELAARIVDSFVSLGLPVELQMLDFSMMIKRLDKHDFDLFVMAWSLSRDPDNLFAFFHSSMDTEGGYNIQGLHDQAIDEVLEKLRWAKDKESATAYAKEAQRMLSEKAPWIPIYSRYMISAIRKDWKGVIYSKKTTADNMWSLLNMEPKAGKMRPLYWCLPEDPRTLNPLAASSAYDWSVLGLIYESLIATDPYTMDDVPWLAKQWSVETKGTGENSSTILRFHLRKGVTWQDGKPFTAEDVKETILYLKKHEIPRYFDQVNHVISVEAPSSQEVIVTLDRTSYWYLHNIGGLPIFPAHLLRNVKDWKSWRPERLNNPNDPKLTQLIGTGPFIFTEYKPGEFVHLIRYDGYWKR, from the coding sequence ATGACGAAAGCCCTTAGGACATATTTTTTATTTATCGTAACGTTTATCGTCTGCGTTTCCTCCTTGTCATCGGCTCCGTCCATGGGAATGGACGGGAAAATAGACATAAACAGCATCAGGGGACCAAAGATCAAAGATCTGTACATGGTCATATACAGAGACCCTGACTCCCAGATCCTCGCATTGGAGACCGGAAAACTGGACGTTTTGAGTGACATAATAAGGCCTGTGGACATTAAGAGGCTTGCAGCAAGAGACGATATTCTGTTGACGTTATCTGAAGGCTTTCACATATTCTTCATGGGGTTCAACCTAAGGGAGTTTCCATGGAATGACCTGGCACTCAGAAAAGCTCTCTCCCATGCCGTGCCCAGGAAGAAAATAGTGAGAGACCTGTTCGCAGGGTACTGCATGCCTGTGTCTACATACCTGCCTCCTGTCTCGCCCTATTACGAACCCAACGTTACCCATTACGATTACGATCCAGATAAGGCAAGGTCCATCCTATCCGAGGCTGGATGGCGATGGAGCAAAGAAGGAGTGCTGATACCTCCAGGGAAAGACAAGCCCCTGAAAAAGGTATACCTCCTCTGCCCTACTGCCCAGGCAGCGCCTACCACGGCGGAACTGGCTGCAAGAATAGTCGATTCTTTCGTGAGCCTTGGACTGCCAGTGGAACTACAGATGCTGGATTTTTCCATGATGATAAAACGCCTGGACAAGCACGACTTTGACCTCTTCGTTATGGCCTGGAGCCTCAGCCGCGACCCTGACAACCTGTTTGCTTTCTTCCATTCATCCATGGACACGGAGGGAGGGTACAACATCCAAGGCCTGCACGACCAAGCAATAGATGAAGTCCTGGAGAAGCTCCGTTGGGCCAAGGACAAGGAATCGGCGACCGCTTATGCGAAAGAGGCCCAGAGAATGCTATCTGAAAAGGCCCCGTGGATTCCCATATACTCCCGCTACATGATATCCGCCATACGAAAAGACTGGAAAGGAGTCATATACTCCAAGAAGACCACAGCAGACAACATGTGGAGCCTTCTCAACATGGAGCCTAAAGCGGGCAAAATGAGGCCCCTATACTGGTGCCTGCCGGAGGACCCAAGGACCCTGAATCCCCTGGCCGCAAGCTCTGCCTACGATTGGTCCGTTTTGGGCCTTATATATGAATCCTTGATTGCCACCGATCCCTACACCATGGATGATGTGCCATGGCTTGCGAAGCAGTGGTCCGTAGAGACCAAGGGTACCGGCGAAAACAGCTCGACGATCCTCAGATTCCACCTGAGGAAAGGCGTCACTTGGCAAGACGGTAAACCCTTCACGGCAGAGGACGTAAAAGAGACAATCTTATATTTAAAGAAACATGAAATTCCCAGGTACTTCGATCAGGTGAACCACGTAATATCCGTTGAGGCACCGAGCAGCCAGGAGGTCATAGTGACCCTGGATAGGACAAGCTACTGGTACTTGCACAACATAGGAGGCCTACCTATATTCCCAGCTCACCTCCTGAGGAACGTGAAGGACTGGAAGAGCTGGAGACCGGAAAGGCTTAATAACCCCAATGACCCTAAACTAACTCAACTTATAGGAACTGGCCCTTTCATCTTTACGGAGTACAAGCCGGGAGAATTTGTGCACTTGATAAGGTATGATGGATATTGGAAAAGATGA
- a CDS encoding PHP domain protein (PFAM: PHP domain~COGs: COG1796 DNA polymerase IV (family X)~InterProIPR004013: IPR002054: IPR003583: IPR003141: IPR 002008~KEGG: ttr:Tter_1075 PHP domain protein~PFAM: PHP domain protein~SMART: DNA polymerase X; Helix-hairpin-helix DNA-binding class 1; phosphoesterase PHP domain protein~SPTR: Cell division topological specificity factor MinE), producing the protein MSERVDNEKAAQILEEIADMLEIQGESVFKVNAYRRAAENIRSLGRDLSSMVQDGSIFAVEGIGKAIGEKITELVTKGRLEYYEKLSQEVPRSLLEILEIPDMGPKRVKAVWEKLKVTTIEELEEAAKSGRLAELPGFGPKSVARILAGIEERKRALETHRIPLVSAWILAEMVKEGLLGLPGLRIEVGGSFRRKKETVGDLDFLVSSHDPEAAVERFCSLPMVQKVLLRGSKKASVLFKGSIQGDLRVIERSRWGTALQYFTGSKEHNVQMRELALKKGFSLSEYSFKAVDGGDEILCAEEEEVYAFLGLPWILPELREGRRAVDEALKGNLPNVVNEEDLKGDPHVHTLWSDGFSSIEEMVLSAKEKGLRWIAITDHSAALAVAGGLDTARLRSQMVEIDDVNRKQTSVRVLKGVEAEILADGTVDVPGDLVDELDIVIGSLHLSMRQSREEITRRYLKAIRHPRVHIIAHPTGRLLGQRQGMDADWEVIFEEASRTGTILEINANPYRLDLPDYLAALANEKGCLFSIGSDAHRTSQMELLHFGVSVARRAWINKDRIVNTWELDKLLDWAKSKHDRL; encoded by the coding sequence GTGTCAGAGAGAGTGGATAACGAAAAAGCAGCGCAGATTTTGGAAGAAATAGCTGACATGTTGGAAATACAGGGAGAGAGCGTTTTCAAGGTCAATGCGTATAGGAGGGCTGCGGAGAACATAAGGAGCCTGGGAAGAGACTTATCCTCCATGGTGCAAGATGGGAGCATATTTGCCGTTGAGGGGATCGGTAAGGCTATAGGGGAAAAGATAACCGAGCTGGTGACAAAGGGAAGATTGGAATATTACGAAAAACTCTCACAAGAGGTTCCCCGCTCTTTGCTTGAGATCTTGGAGATACCTGATATGGGTCCCAAGAGGGTAAAAGCCGTCTGGGAGAAGTTGAAAGTCACAACCATAGAAGAGCTGGAGGAGGCCGCAAAAAGCGGAAGGCTGGCGGAGCTTCCAGGTTTTGGACCTAAGAGCGTCGCCAGGATTCTTGCCGGGATAGAGGAGAGAAAGAGAGCTCTTGAAACTCACAGGATACCTCTGGTAAGTGCCTGGATCCTGGCCGAGATGGTGAAGGAAGGGCTTTTGGGCCTTCCAGGTTTAAGAATCGAGGTGGGAGGGTCCTTTCGCAGGAAGAAAGAGACCGTGGGAGATCTGGACTTTTTGGTGTCGTCCCATGACCCTGAGGCAGCCGTGGAAAGGTTCTGTTCCCTTCCTATGGTCCAGAAGGTCCTACTGAGGGGTAGCAAAAAGGCAAGCGTCCTATTCAAAGGTTCAATCCAGGGGGACCTCAGGGTGATCGAGCGTTCTAGGTGGGGGACGGCGCTTCAGTATTTTACCGGTAGCAAGGAGCATAACGTACAAATGCGAGAGCTGGCGCTGAAGAAAGGATTTAGTCTTAGCGAATACTCCTTTAAAGCTGTTGATGGGGGAGACGAAATCCTTTGTGCAGAAGAAGAGGAGGTATATGCCTTTTTAGGCCTTCCATGGATACTGCCGGAGCTCAGGGAGGGCAGAAGGGCCGTTGACGAGGCGTTGAAGGGAAATCTGCCCAACGTGGTGAACGAGGAAGACCTCAAAGGAGACCCTCACGTTCACACCCTGTGGAGCGATGGTTTTAGCTCCATTGAGGAAATGGTTTTAAGCGCCAAAGAAAAAGGCCTCAGATGGATTGCCATTACCGATCATAGCGCCGCCCTTGCCGTCGCTGGGGGATTGGACACTGCAAGACTGAGGTCTCAGATGGTTGAGATAGACGATGTAAACCGAAAACAAACTTCCGTTCGGGTATTGAAGGGGGTGGAGGCGGAGATTTTGGCTGACGGAACCGTTGATGTGCCGGGTGACTTAGTGGATGAACTGGACATAGTGATAGGATCTCTTCATCTTTCCATGCGCCAGTCTAGGGAGGAGATAACTCGCAGATATTTGAAGGCCATAAGACACCCCAGGGTGCACATAATAGCTCACCCAACCGGTAGGCTCTTGGGGCAGAGACAGGGGATGGATGCAGACTGGGAGGTCATATTCGAGGAAGCTTCGAGGACTGGAACCATATTGGAGATCAACGCTAACCCTTATAGATTGGATCTTCCTGATTATCTTGCGGCCTTGGCCAATGAGAAGGGATGCCTTTTCTCCATAGGGTCAGATGCCCATAGAACCTCCCAAATGGAACTTTTGCATTTTGGCGTCTCAGTTGCCCGCAGGGCCTGGATCAATAAGGATAGGATAGTGAACACTTGGGAACTTGACAAGCTACTGGATTGGGCGAAGAGTAAGCATGATCGTCTGTAA
- a CDS encoding Cupin 2 conserved barrel domain protein (PFAM: Cupin domain~COGs: COG0662 Mannose-6-phosphate isomerase~InterPro IPR013096~KEGG: tai:Taci_1646 cupin 2 conserved barrel domain protein~PFAM: Cupin 2 conserved barrel domain protein~SPTR: Cupin 2 conserved barrel domain protein): protein MFFKFSETKGFRREGLQNGPGGALYYPFIAIGEKPQGSHFKMIARIELDPKAAVGEHEHKGDEEVYFVVSGHGVFTDDDKKYEVGPGDVMVTLDGHRHSLKNTGEEPLVFMAIIAE from the coding sequence ATGTTCTTCAAATTTTCGGAGACCAAGGGTTTCAGGAGAGAAGGGCTGCAGAACGGGCCTGGTGGGGCTCTTTATTATCCCTTCATAGCCATTGGGGAAAAGCCTCAGGGAAGCCATTTCAAGATGATTGCACGAATAGAATTGGATCCCAAGGCGGCAGTTGGAGAGCACGAGCACAAAGGAGATGAGGAGGTTTATTTCGTTGTATCAGGGCATGGTGTATTCACTGACGATGACAAAAAGTATGAAGTAGGGCCAGGGGACGTCATGGTTACTTTGGATGGCCATAGGCATTCCCTGAAGAACACCGGCGAAGAGCCTTTGGTCTTCATGGCCATTATCGCTGAGTAG
- a CDS encoding major facilitator superfamily MFS_1 (PFAM: Major Facilitator Superfamily~COGs: COG2814 Arabinose efflux permease~InterPro IPR011701: IPR001411~KEGG: drt:Dret_2117 major facilitator superfamily MFS_1~PFAM: major facilitator superfamily MFS_1~SPTR: Major facilitator superfamily MFS_1), whose protein sequence is MTSGIDNARKRTVLKDENLYMVFAVTLLSVLGVASVTPAFPQIAEFFGISPAKTGLVVSSFTIPGLVATPLLGLLADRYGRKKVLVPCLLLFGVSGGLCALSRSFNELLMMRVLQGIGASALNSLNITIIGDLYKEKYRTEAMGYNSSVLGIGTATYPAIGGLLSMFGWRYPFLLPFAAIPVALWITLRLKQNRTATNHKAGNPFKEMLKAFSNPLAILLFSTSTVTFIILYGAFLTFLPFHLNTSFQATALQIGLISAFMSFTSAVVAFNMKGISKALSERYRLFLAFILYCLALIIALNLPNCLSALIPAGLIGAAQGLNMPTLMTMITNIAPEENRAAFISLNSMSLRLGQTLGPFLMGGIYSLFGIRSVFSSGAILAAVMASVLYFALKPTQR, encoded by the coding sequence GTGACGTCGGGCATTGATAATGCAAGGAAAAGAACCGTATTAAAAGACGAAAACCTCTACATGGTTTTCGCCGTGACCTTGCTCTCGGTGCTTGGCGTCGCTAGCGTTACCCCCGCTTTCCCTCAGATCGCAGAATTCTTCGGTATATCTCCAGCCAAAACGGGTTTAGTGGTCTCTTCCTTCACCATTCCTGGCCTGGTTGCAACTCCACTGTTGGGACTTCTTGCAGACCGGTACGGTAGAAAAAAGGTGCTTGTGCCCTGCTTGCTCTTGTTCGGCGTATCTGGTGGATTGTGCGCCCTTTCAAGGAGCTTCAATGAACTTCTGATGATGAGGGTGCTCCAGGGAATTGGGGCCTCAGCACTTAACTCCCTTAACATAACCATCATAGGGGACCTCTACAAGGAAAAATACCGAACCGAAGCCATGGGATACAATTCCAGCGTGCTAGGGATAGGCACGGCAACCTACCCGGCCATAGGTGGGTTGCTATCCATGTTTGGATGGAGATATCCCTTTTTGCTACCTTTTGCCGCAATACCTGTAGCACTATGGATAACGCTGAGATTGAAACAAAACCGCACTGCAACGAACCACAAGGCCGGCAACCCCTTCAAGGAAATGCTTAAGGCCTTCTCTAACCCCTTGGCAATACTACTATTCAGCACGAGCACGGTAACGTTCATAATCCTTTATGGGGCTTTTCTGACCTTTCTACCTTTTCATCTAAACACCAGCTTCCAAGCTACAGCCCTTCAAATAGGTCTAATATCAGCCTTCATGTCCTTTACCAGCGCTGTCGTTGCCTTCAACATGAAAGGGATATCAAAAGCCCTATCCGAAAGGTACCGCCTCTTTCTTGCATTCATCCTTTATTGCCTTGCTCTAATAATAGCCTTGAACCTACCTAATTGTCTCAGCGCCCTAATCCCTGCGGGGCTGATAGGCGCTGCCCAAGGGCTCAACATGCCCACACTGATGACCATGATCACAAACATTGCCCCAGAGGAAAACAGGGCCGCCTTCATATCCTTGAACAGCATGTCTTTAAGACTGGGGCAAACCCTGGGCCCATTCCTCATGGGGGGCATCTACTCCCTTTTTGGCATAAGGAGTGTCTTTTCCTCTGGAGCAATTTTGGCCGCTGTAATGGCCTCTGTACTTTATTTCGCTCTCAAACCTACTCAGCGATAA
- a CDS encoding nitroreductase (PFAM: Nitroreductase family~COGs: COG0778 Nitroreductase~InterPro IPR000415~KEGG: mta:Moth_1212 nitroreductase~PFAM: nitroreductase~SPTR: Nitroreductase): protein MNDATKALDVILSRRSIRSYENKPLNDTIFEHLLKAAMTAPSAHNQQPWEFVIIDERKLLDQIPEFHPYSKMLLGAPAAILVCGNKNYIKDEDLWPQDCAAATENILLAATALQLGSVWLGVYPKRDLMEGLSKLLNLPENIIPFSLVALGFPAKTKEPANRYDPSRVHKNKW, encoded by the coding sequence ATGAACGACGCAACCAAAGCTTTGGATGTAATACTTTCCAGAAGAAGCATCAGAAGCTACGAAAATAAGCCCCTGAACGACACCATTTTCGAACACCTCTTGAAGGCTGCCATGACAGCTCCTTCTGCACATAACCAGCAGCCTTGGGAGTTCGTCATAATTGACGAAAGGAAACTTCTCGACCAAATACCTGAATTCCATCCCTATTCCAAGATGCTTCTTGGAGCACCTGCCGCCATACTGGTCTGTGGAAATAAAAACTACATAAAAGATGAAGACCTTTGGCCCCAAGATTGTGCTGCTGCCACCGAAAACATACTGCTGGCAGCCACTGCCTTGCAGTTGGGCTCGGTATGGTTGGGAGTCTACCCCAAAAGGGACCTAATGGAAGGCTTGAGTAAATTGTTGAACCTGCCTGAAAACATAATACCTTTTTCTCTCGTAGCCTTGGGATTCCCAGCAAAGACCAAGGAACCAGCCAATAGGTACGACCCTTCTCGAGTCCACAAAAACAAATGGTAG